GTCACCCGGCTGCGGTAGTCGGCGGCGTCCGCGCTGTCCGCGATGTCCTCGACCCAGCCGGCGAACGCGTCCAGGTCGTGGCTGTTGTTGTGCGTCGAGCAGGCGTGGACGTCGAAGTCGCCGTCCGGGCGGATCGCCCCCACGGGGCAGGCCGTCACGCACAGGCCGCAGCCGATGCAGGGGTTCCCGTCCAGCGGACGGGAGTACTCGCTGATCGGTGCGTCGATCAGGATCGTGCCGAGCACGAGGAAGTTCCCGAAGCGCGGGTGGATGACGTTGCGGTGCACGCCCATGTGGCCGAGCCCGGCGGCGACCGCGACCAGCTTGTGCGACACCACCCAGCTGCGCCCGGGGAACCGCTGGACCTCCATCGGGAACCCGGTCGACGGATACAGCGCCCGGACGCCCCGGTGCTGCAGCTCCAGGCAGATGTGCCGGGCCGCCTCGTGGACGAGTTCCTGTGTGGTGGAGACGTCCCGGTTACCGATGCTCGTCGACCGGCTGCGGAGGTTGTCTCGGCTGGTCCGGACGCAGAACCCGATCAGCGAGCGGGTGCCGGGCAGCGCCTCCAGCACGTAGTCCCGCTCGCCCTCCAGGCCGGGCGTGTCCAGAGCGACGAACCCGACGTCGTCGGCGCCGGCCGCCAGGCACAGCTCCCGCAGCCAGGCGGCGTCCAGCGTCCCGGCGTCCTCCGCGGCCCGCGCCCGCACCGCGATCGCGGTGGGGTGGGCGCGCACGCCGCCGGAGCGGTCCACCGGCACGTGGAACGCGGGCCAGTTCCGGTTCGGGGCGTTCACGTCGGCTCCGGTGCCGCGTCGATACCGTCCGGCGGCGCAATACCGCTCTCCACGTACCGGATCGGCTTGTGCGGGAACTTCTTCCGCGCGTAGGCCTCGGCGGTGGATCCCTCGGTGACGTACACGTACTCCGGTTTGTGCTGCAGCGGCCGGACGACGTCGTGCAGATGCTGCTTGCGGTCGGCGAGGAACGGGCCGATGACGTCCTCACCGGCCGGGCACACCGACACGCAGTACCCGGACCGGTACTGCCGGTGGAACTTCCCGACGGTCTCCCCCGGCGTGACGCGCTGCCGGTAGTCCTCGGCGTCGGCGCTGTCGGCGATGTCCTCGACCCAGTCGGCGAAGTTGTTCACGAACTGGCTGTACGTGTGCGTGTAGCAGGCGCTGAAGTCGAAGCTGCCGTCGTTGTGGATCGCGCCGACCGGGCAGGCGCTCACGCACAGGTTGCAGCCCAGGCACGGGTTCCAGTCCAGCGGCCGCGAGTACGGGGTGATCACCGCCTCGGTGAGCACCGCGCCGAGGCCGATGAAGCTGCCGAACTTCGGGTGGATGACGCAGCGGTGGATGCCCATGTGGCCGAGCCCCGCGGCGACCGCGACCGGCTTGTACGACACCGCCCAGCCGCGGGAGGGCAACCGGTGCGCCTCCACCGGGAACGTCACCGACGGGTACAGCGTCCGGTAGCCGCGGTCCTGCAGTGCGACGCTGATTCGGTGGCCGATCCGGTCCAGCACGGGGATCGCGGTGTCCATCTCGGTGTTGACGTTGCTGGTGGCGCGGCTGCGGAAGTTCTCCCTGGCCAGCCGCACGCACACGGCGATCAAGGAGCGGGTGCTCGGCAGCGCCTCCAGCACGTAGTCGCGCTCGTCCTCCAGGCCGGGCGTGTCCAGGGCGACGAAGCCGACGTCGTCGGCGCCTGCGGCCAGGCACAGTTCACGTAACCACGCGGCGTCCAGTGGTGCGGACGCGTCCTGATCGTCCATCAGTGACCATCCAACTTTGACTGTCGCGGATGGCCTGACTCTACGCCCGCTCCCGCTTATCGAACAAGGGTTCTACGCTTGTTCGCCCCAGAAGCGGATCCACTCGCGTTCGTGCGCCACGCCCGCCTCCAGCACCCGCCGCATCCCGGCCGGGCCCGGCGCACCCTGCGCGATCAGGTCGAGGTACTCGTCCAGCTTGGCGCGGTGCACGGCGAGCTGCGCCTCGGCGAGCGGCCCGCGCTCGGCTCCGAAGCACAGCTGGAGCAGGCCGTGGTCGCGTAACTCCATGAAGTCCGTGGTCG
The genomic region above belongs to Cryptosporangium aurantiacum and contains:
- a CDS encoding 4Fe-4S binding protein gives rise to the protein MNAPNRNWPAFHVPVDRSGGVRAHPTAIAVRARAAEDAGTLDAAWLRELCLAAGADDVGFVALDTPGLEGERDYVLEALPGTRSLIGFCVRTSRDNLRSRSTSIGNRDVSTTQELVHEAARHICLELQHRGVRALYPSTGFPMEVQRFPGRSWVVSHKLVAVAAGLGHMGVHRNVIHPRFGNFLVLGTILIDAPISEYSRPLDGNPCIGCGLCVTACPVGAIRPDGDFDVHACSTHNNSHDLDAFAGWVEDIADSADAADYRSRVTPGETISRWQSLSFSPQYRSGYCVSVCPAGEDVIGAYLDDPDRHAREFLVPVQQKPEYVYVRPGSDAEDYVRERFPHKTVRHARRSVVPEPDLDAEPERVPGPEPVPGPEPVPGAERVRRPEPVPGSEPVPGFGPDRGFGRDRGFGPDRGFGPDRGFGRDRGFGRDRGFGPDRGFGRDRGFGRDRGFGRDRGFGPDRGSGPVAGSGSGLE
- a CDS encoding 4Fe-4S binding protein produces the protein MDDQDASAPLDAAWLRELCLAAGADDVGFVALDTPGLEDERDYVLEALPSTRSLIAVCVRLARENFRSRATSNVNTEMDTAIPVLDRIGHRISVALQDRGYRTLYPSVTFPVEAHRLPSRGWAVSYKPVAVAAGLGHMGIHRCVIHPKFGSFIGLGAVLTEAVITPYSRPLDWNPCLGCNLCVSACPVGAIHNDGSFDFSACYTHTYSQFVNNFADWVEDIADSADAEDYRQRVTPGETVGKFHRQYRSGYCVSVCPAGEDVIGPFLADRKQHLHDVVRPLQHKPEYVYVTEGSTAEAYARKKFPHKPIRYVESGIAPPDGIDAAPEPT